The Onychostoma macrolepis isolate SWU-2019 chromosome 20, ASM1243209v1, whole genome shotgun sequence nucleotide sequence TTGAGTACGTGCAGTCTGACATTGTGGTATCTGTGGTTGTATATGTGGTTGTTCTCAGTCTTTTCCAAGTGTTTAGCAGTAAAAACAGGATGCAGTAGAAATCTATCTCTGTGAGTGGGCAGGGAGCAATATCCCTGTGGGCAGAGTGGGGGAACCTTGTTCAGCCATGGCCAAGTCTTGAACTTCACTTCCTAGCACGGGTGAAGGACACACAAGGGCACTGTCCTGTATGTCTTGGCCAAATGTACAACCCAACCCACTCGTGCCGAGATAGTCACAATGGTCCATTCATATTTATCACAGAGGTCTAGTTTGTTTTGATGCATTTCTACAAACTTCCTGTAGTGGTGATTATCACAGATGATAGCTTGTGGCCTCATGGGAATTGCTTGACTTTGTTGTTGTAAAGCCTACACAGCGGTGTTTTTATAACTTTTACATAGTATCTTCTAGCCTGGACATTTTAGCCaatttttattaacaattttATATTATGTCAATTgctttcaatatatatatatatatatagcagttATAGCAGTTACATACTAACCCAGATCAGCTGCTGTTTTTGATATTTCCGTCCCTTGATACTGTATGGTTCAGGTCCCCCTGTCAATGCAAGCCTTTAGGAATTTTTTGTTCATAGGCCAAAAATGgtctgatcacttagaaaagtAAAGGCACTTCGGTTTACATGTCATATTTGATCTTTTTAAAGCTATGAAACTGTACCTGGCACAGCCCTACCCATCACTATTTTGCATGTCAGTTTGAGTGAATATCTGTTTTAGAAAATGTCTTCTTCCTTCTACAGCCAACTGAAACTCTGGTGATGCACCAAAGCCCTTCTTCCATGAAATGTCAAAGAGGAATTTCCACTAGAAGTGCCATTTTATTGCTGCGCTCACACTGAGATGTAATGCGCTGAAAGACTGACCTTTGACATTTGAGGTGAGGGCATGTGTGGAGGATGGAATGAAGATGATCGCAAAAGTCCCATGTGTTTGGGCAAAGttcaacatgtaattttttgtttGGCAGATTTACAGCTTGAGAAAACCGATGAGGTGATAAACGCATGAGGGATAGATCaagaaaaatactgaaaatatattttttgagaaGAACAAGCAGTCTTATGGGTCTGAGAGAGGTGAAAAGAAGTATGAGCCATTGCTGCTGTGCTCTGAGTGCTTATTAAATTTCCAGGGTCATTGTAACAGCATGTAACCTCTAAAAGCCAATAACTAGATACATGACTGTTGTAGTGAGAAAAACACATTGAAATTCCTTTCTTTATCTACCGTACTTGATTTAaagcaaataatacatttaggtTGCATTAGTGATCATCTTGTTCCAAAATGAGTTTGAAAAGTCTTCTGGTGCTCTTGTTAGAGTTTGTTTAGATCTGTTTGAGAGGCTCGTCTCATGAGGAATTTTCCCAAACTCAGCTGAAAGAACTCCCAGCTGTGCTCTCCTGGGTCAGAGCCCCTTATCATAAGAGTTTCAAGACACTGATTTGTGTGTTTGGACATGTTTTAGAAGACTACATATGAAGCTAAATGTGAATTTTAAAGCAATAGTTATCTGaaaaattgtaattgttttattatttacacaccctcatgtcattcaaaacaaacatgccGTTATTTTATCTGttgaacacacacacgctcacacaaaaataattttcattttagcttAAGGATTCCTTTTACCAGTTGTAAAATAATGTTGTATTTGTCCTTAAGTTTGTTTTGGAACAcatttgttgtgattattttttatgtttttttggcAAGCATGGCCACACCGGACATAATATGCATCACATGAAGTGACTAATAATTATAGTATCTGTTCCATGTAGACAATGGTTACTGTAGCTTTTCCCCTCATTGTCACTGGTTAACCAAACCAAACAGCTATATGTCTTTGGTTTATCAGTGTTATAATCCCAGAAATTCAGTGCACAGTTGCCCTCTGACTCAGTCAACATTGGCATTTTCCAACAAAACACCTCTTATGGAGTTGTTTACCAGTCTCCTCTCCTCTTGAATTCAACCCAGCGCATGGCATTTTTCTAGCACAGTTGTCTTTCCCACACTCTCGTGAAACAAAATGGGGGCAGaagggattttttttgttgCGGTTATGTTTTGCAGGGTAACATTTAGTAACTTCATTTGTGTTTGAAAATGAGGATGTTTCATAGAGACAAAACCACAACCACATCATTTGCGGGTGAGGTGATCAGACAATGTGCcatattactgtatattcttACTTGACATTAGTGGTGTTgttgttaattaaaactaaataaaagtattcaaatgtgtttttcatattttaaaataaagctgaaataaaaaaatttaaaaatgaaaagtgtaaaaataacataaaaataaaaaaatgactaaaaatttaaataaaatgaaaactaaaaatatacatattaataaatactgtaagaGTATAGTAAGttacactaaaataatactgtttgcCATTTTATGGGTTACTGTAGAGGTTCCTTTCTTTTATATCAATCCAGTTATTCGTCAGAGTGATCATACCCGTTTACATTTCTATCGTCAACTACTCTTATGCAACAATGTACATGGTTTATTTAAAGTTTCAAGATATCGTTGACTTTTCTGGAATGCCATCTATATTGAGCTGCCTTCTTACAATGGATGATAAGTTAAGGTTCACAGGGGTTTGATAAGAATGAGTCTGTCTGTTTCTCATAGCTGTGCAGGTTCTTGCTCAATTGATAACAATGATGAACAGCAtccaattaaagaaaaatgacaTTCCTAATACAGCACAGGGTTTCTGACAGCAGATATTACGTAAGTAGATAAGGAAACGGTTGAGGAAAGTCAAAAATACAGACACTACTTTTTTAGAAAGGTACATATTCCTGTTTTTCTAGGCCTTTTATCAGCTTCTTGTATCCTGTATGAAGAGAAAAATCGCCTGTGAGCAAGACAGGATATGTATGGGGTTTTTTTAGACAGAGCTATTTCATCAAAAGTTATTGATTCAGTGGCTATGTTTATGTTTGACACTGTTAGACTGATTTGTCAGAAAAATcacaagtttttatttaatttgtgaaTAAATGATTTAGTCTAATAAAACAGTACGATGTTCATGACTACAAATGGGAGAATTAAGACCCATCAGGATGTActgtatctgtttttttttgaagaagaaacaCGTCAACTGCTCTCATAACAAGAAATTTGAGGACGGCAAATGATTTTACATGCAATAGCGCTGCTTAGAGGCTCGTCTCTTGAACTGTCTCGTACGTGGCTCCATGATTGAAGCCAGTGAAGCTACTTATTTTATTGCTGTGAGATATCCTGACATCTGGTTTAGATGTTACAGGCTGCTCATTTGTGAGTAAGATCAAAAGGttcatggttttttttttttacaaggtCTTTAAACAAGTAGTATCAGAGAGGTTTTAACAAAAAAGTCAAATATTTCTGGTGCCACACAGTACACCAGCTCTCCAAAGATCAAACCTAATAGTGCGTCCAAAAAGTCACTGCAAAATGTGAGCTTTAAGCTGAGGACCAGGATGGAAAGCAGTTTCATTTGATTGatcattatttataaaaacacatAGGTGAGAAATCTAATTTTAGTCAtcactattattatattattttaaaagtcatgtaaaattttatgtgtgtgtaatatattataCTATTCAATATTACTGAATGAAAGTCGTTTTTAAGGGTTAGTTCAAAGAACATTAATGTGCATGTTATCACTTTTTACATGTATATGCAATAATTATAACAActgttattattagtagtagaagtaagaaatattagtatttatgtgaatacatgtacatactaatatttatatacattgtatttatataaagaTTAGAAATTATTGGCATTTGAGTACCTGGTAAACGTGGGGTTGAAAGGGAAAAATATGATGTTCTCATCAACCTGACCCCGCTCTGTGGTTCTATTTGGAGCTTTGTGGTTTCATATCTTGCTTTTGCAAAAACCCACACCTGCCTATGCATGTCAAAAACAGCTGAAGCCTCAACTTTAAtcatatctatctgtctgtctacatAAATAGATAGATTCTTAATCTTTTTGCATGTACATTGTCAGAAAAGCAACCATATAttgtaaactacattttaaaggtTTAAATACTACAGGAAAATCCAGCTTGGCCCATTTAGAAACTGGTAACTAGAATTATTGTTTCCTGCTATACAGAAATATaggaaatatttgttttttttttttggttttggtgtgttgatattttatattatatttagagtCATTTTCTTCAGAGATTTGATTTCTAAAGtcatttaaaggcatagttcacccaaaaataaaattgccatcctttactcaccctcatgtccttccaaaactgtatgagtttctgtgaaacactaaagaagatattttgaagattgtTTCAGCtctttttgtccatacaataaaagtaaatggggtccaaaacatgTAATTGTGCTGAACTGACAAAATACACTGAGACAtttgtcaaaatgtattttgtgttccacagaagaaataacaTCACATAGGCTTGGAACGACATAAAAgtaattcaattattttttatttttttggaaagtattacttgaaaaaaaagaaaaaaaaaagaagcatgcTCCTTTGAGCAAACCTTTGCAGGAAGTCAAGAGTACAAATGAAGACCAAAGTTGAGATGCAGTATGCATCAAGAATACTAAGAACAGGAACGATTCTGAATATAATGCTGACACATTGCTAGAGACAAGTTGCATTAAACATATCACTAAATATGAGTAACAAAATATCCTGCAAAACTGACAAAATGGTGTTTATGTTGTTGTGGTGGAGGTCATGTTTGAAACACattaattatatacagtaaGTCCATGGTATTTATTTGTACTATTTATTTGTACTCATTGGAATATCTGACTTCATAGTCATGTGTGTTTTAAACAGGTCTACATAAAGAAAAAGTGCAATGGTGTTCGAGGAGGTGCTGTAATGTGCAGCCAGTGGGTACAGAGGAACAATGACCTGACACGTGCAGCCCAAAATAAGATAAGTGGAAAAACAAAAGGTGTGAAAGGAACAATTTAATAAGAACCAAGGAATCttgggaaaaagaaaaatcataaatGTTACTCAGTAAGTAGTCATTTTCATATGTCTGTGATTGAGTTGATTTTTAACATGATAACGAAACATGATAAGGCATTATTTATGTGGTATATACTTATGTGGTATATAGTGAGTAAGTGCTGATATTATCTGCATTTGGATCACACTGTGTGCAGATCTGTTAACCACACAAAACACTTTCAGTTCAACCACTTTTCCACCTTCACCGATAAGTAGAGCTCACCATTTCCTGCATTGAGCCCCAGACTCATTCTCCGCCATGCATTTGCAGAAAGGGACTTTTCTTGCATTGCACTGCACTTGAGAGCTTTGGGCACGTTCTTGAGAAGATGCAACCTGAAAATGCTGATGTAAGACAGGTCATTTGTACAGGAGGGTCCTTATGAGGGTCCATCATAAATGTAAAGATGTTTTCTGTGGAATTTGGATGGaaattaaataagaaacaaaatatGACAAACTCAAATCGATCGCATTTCTCTGGTTACCTGTGTCAGCGATTTAGAGTAGATTTCACAGAATTGGGGAGGGGTACAACAGGAAGTACTACCTCTGCAGGCCACATCACGGTTTTCCCCGTGCGTGTGATGTCACTTGTTCCACGGCGGACTGAACCCCTGTAGAGTGGAAAGTACAAGCTCACCCCTTTATAAAGCGGACCGCATCAGTGAGATGATCATCTTCGAGGCTATCAGCCACCGATAAAGCGACCAGCAGCACATCAAGATCTGATCAGCGACCGACCACAGACCCAAACATGAGACCCCACTGCATCTTCATCGCCTGCCTTGTGCTCTTCGCTTTCTGCTCACTGGCTCAGAGTGAATGTGcgtctttttctttatttctagaattttgtttttagataAACAATAGacttttaatgatttaatgtatatttcttaagcattttcttgaattttaaatgtatcccattcatatattgatttatattaagtgtttttaaaacaattttcttttcttttttcctgcaGTCAGCCAAGGTCCCGAAAAGTGCTGCTTTTCTTTTTCCAATGTAAAAATCCCAGTTAAGCAGGTTGAGAGTCATCATACTACCCATCTTGAGTGCCACAGGAGTGGTGTCATGTAAgtattttttgtaatgtcttaattaaaatgaattgtgAATTAGCTATGTGAAATCATGAACCGTCTTCTCTTTTGAAATTTCAGTGTCATCACTAAAGCCCAAAAAGAGATCTGTGTTGACCCATCAGAGAGATGGGTTCAGAGACTGATCAACTTGGTGGGTGCTCGAAACATGAAGGAGATGTCACATAGCAGCTCTGGGGACAGCGATTAAGATGTGAACGGCTCTTCACTTTTCAAACTATTGAATTGAACAGTTTTCAAACTGGTTTTAagctgattttatttaaaagtaataatatgtATGCACCTGCACAATGATGTTAATCAATTAAGAAGACTGtgatatatattcaaatatattcaaagcATATTTaagatacaaatgtaatctgaaCATGTaataagtttacattttttaacttcACTATATGCAAAATAAAGATCATGGAAAGACATTGGATTTTGTCAATGTTGTCCTTTTTtgaaggaaaaaatatataaatacaaaattaacaaaaaaaataaattgaaatttacatttatgcatttagcagacgcttttatccaaagcgacttacattgcattcaagttacagtttttacattttatcagctcttgctttccctgggaatcgaacccatgatcttagcgttgctagcgccatgctctactatttgagctacaggaaataGCTACAGGAAATTCACGTTGCGCTAGCAACGTGAATACTGATACTGCTTATAATAACAATGCTAGTCCCTACAGTGGTAAAACGCACTTGGgtttattgtgaaaaattatttataggttttttttttgctcatttgGATGCTACCACATGGagctctttttatttttttacttattgtACGGATCCGATAAAGATCAGTTGGACTTTCATAAGAGAGTACTTTGTCACTATAAAAATGTGCTACagatcatttcttttttttttggtgtaagCCTCTCTATCTTGATAATGCTCAGTGCATTCATGCATAGAGAAATTATTCCATGGCATGGAAATGAAGCTTAATATGTTCTGTATGAAAAGACAAAAAGATATGAGGGTGGGTTATTTCTACTGTATTATTAAGGTTATTATTACCTTCGATATAACTGCTACGCAAGGCGGCATCCACTGATCAGCTTTCCTTCATGCATGCTGAGGCTGTCGGCAGCATTCGTGTGGTTGGTTGTTACCACTGTGTGAATCTGTGGCTGACATTTTTCCCATTTTATATTCAGACTTTTGACATTGTTACCCCAACATAAACTATTActgattataatattataaattctTTTACTGTTCTTGTTATCAATGTAAATTGGTTTTTGgtttttaaatcttacttatttaaatataattccaTAATAATCACTTACTCCACGCTTGTTCttgacatattttttttttcctttttcataTCATCATGTGTTCTTTCCTGTCTAGAGGCTTGTCGTACTTCTGTTTGTCTCCCCCACCCCCCCTTTCTCTTTTctattttctcttttctcttttctcttttctcttttctcttttctcttttctaTTTTCTCTCAGCTTTTGTTTATCTGCCTTTTTTTACAAGCATTCTATATTTCTAGTTTTTCCAAATTATCTTTCctctttacagtttttgttttgtatctttttctttttatgcaGTTCTTTGCATTGTTTTCAGTTCACAAATACTGATTTGTCCCAATTtcatcaaatacattttattttcttatttttaatttgaataagtCTTCGTCTCTCTTCACTGCACTTCATTATCTCTGGTTTCTTTCAATTTCTCTTTCTCATATTTCCTCTTCATATTTTCAGGGCTATTTCAATGTTTCATCCCACACATGCACtcttttttattcatatattgattcatttctttttttatgtgtaaCCTCTTCTGTATTAGATGATGATTTTGCTGTTCTCGCTTGATGCTGATGAAttgcaaatatttttcattttccgcTCACAATGAGTCATCTTTCCTTTCTTTCATCAGACCGACCCGTCTTCTCTCATCGCTATGTTGTGCCGCTCATTCCGTTTGCCTTCGCTTCTCTCCTTCTCTTCTTCATTTGGAGCCCGGTGTTAAAATATGTTCGGTTCCTGAGATATTTGGTTCTACTGAGTGGTGCTGACATGAATATTCAtgaatttcacatattttgggCGTATCCGTGAGACAATGTGTGAACTAACGgtactgaaaatatttttttggaggCCTCCAACCTTGATCTTGGGAACTACTTGCTGTCTTCAGTTCTAAACCACCTGTCTGTAACTATCAAGTAACCCTGAACACCTTGATTTGCAGATTCAGGTCTGATTGATTGGGgatggagctgaactctgcaggcacggtagatctccaggagcagggttagAGACACCTGGCTAATGGATACCAGGCCTGCTGGCCAGTTGCTCTTTCTGACTGCTAGAGGTCGCCATTTTATCACAATTATAATGTAGCTTGTTGATGTAAATATTGAGAAAGGCTGAGTGGGCCTTTTATTaactttcaaaactttgcctccaGAACACCCTAAATTTCTCATGGCATGGAATCAACAAGgtttatttcaaatgaaactgaaaaagtCTAAAAGTAGTGCAGTGGGTTGTGGACACTATAGCACACAAATGCGTGTTTTCACACATATCTTTGCAGGAAATAATTTAGTACATCCGTTTCTCTTTTATATTCCATTTACAATGTATACTACTATTTTACACCTAGCATGATATGATCTTAAAGTGAATAGCCTTGGAAACTGAGGATATTTTCAAGGTAAAATGCAGAGAACATTTTGTACTTACTAAAAgaagtattagtattatttatagacCTCATTGTGGTTTCTCCAACCCCCTAGTGACATGTGTTATAGAAAAACAATCCCAATTATAGACACAACCATGCACCACCAGTGAGATGAACACATGTGTTACGAACAGCCAGCGACAACACAAGATACGGCAAGATGCATTAAACAACTGATCAAAGTCTTGAACATCAGGCCTTAATACATCTTCATTGGCTGTCTTCTGATCTTCGTTCTCTGTTCAttgacttttttaaaatgttttaggaAAGTGCTGCTTTTTCTTCTCTAAAAACAGCTCTCAAGTAAAACTGTCGTGGATTACTATAAAGCGCACCAAGATTGCCCCAGAAATGGTCTCATGTAAGTGCTTTTTGTACTTAGTAAGCTTTTGtataattatgaaatcttaAATCATTCTCTTTGAAATTCTAACTTCACAATCATGCAGAGAATTGGGTTCAGGCATTGCGTATCctcatacagtcatggccaaaaatatcggcacccttggtaaatatgatcaaagaaggctatgaaaattaatctgcattgttaatccttttgatattttattaaaaaaattcacaaaaatctaacctttcattggataataagaatttaaaatggggggaaatgtttttctctaatacacattggccacaattaacggcacccttttattcaatactttttgaaacctccatttgccagtttaacagctctaaattttctcctataatgcctgatgaggttagagacacctgacaagagatcagagaccattccttcctccagaatcactccagaccctttagattcccagctccatgttggtgcttcttctcttcagttcacctcactcattttctatagggttcaggtcagaggactggaatggccagcagaagcttggttttgtgctcagtgacccgtttttgaggtttgtgtttggattattgtccggttggaagatccaaacatggcccattataagatttctaacagagtcagtcacttattgattttttatctgttggtatttgatagaatccatgatgctaTGTGTCTAAAcgagatgtccaggacctccagcagaaatataggcccacaacaccaaaaatacagcagtatatttcattgtacacatggggtactttttatcttgagtgtttgctgctaaaaagctcattttttagtttcatctgaccatagaagccagtcccatttgaagttccagtcgtgtctgataactgaatatgctggagtttgtttttggatgagcgaggagaatttttcttgaaaccatctcaaacaacatgtggtTATGTAGGTGtaggtttttctcattgtgatgggaatttgggctttgtttttcctcctatttatatttctgtgaaacatgaagccat carries:
- the LOC131526598 gene encoding C-C motif chemokine 3-like, whose product is MRPHCIFIACLVLFAFCSLAQSEFSQGPEKCCFSFSNVKIPVKQVESHHTTHLECHRSGVIVITKAQKEICVDPSERWVQRLINLVGARNMKEMSHSSSGDSD